The Cellulomonas fulva genome includes a window with the following:
- a CDS encoding 6-phosphogluconolactonase: protein MSTPPTVHADAQALGAAAAALVADRIEAAGPRPFLLGCPGGRSAASTYLALAEEVRRRGLDLSRLVVVMMDDYLVPDGDGGLRREDPAAAHSCERFARLEIVAPLNAAAARGQGVADENVWLPDPADPAAYDERIRAAGGIDLFLLASGASDGHVAFNPPGSDAATTTRVVQLPDTTRRDNLATFPTFGGDLAAVPTHGVTVGIATIRDHSREVLMLVHGADKRGAVRRLAGADRYDADWPATVFVDCAHPHLFVDEAAAADVVASTTH, encoded by the coding sequence ATGAGCACCCCACCCACCGTCCACGCCGACGCGCAGGCGCTCGGCGCCGCCGCCGCCGCGCTGGTCGCCGACCGCATCGAGGCCGCCGGGCCGCGGCCGTTCCTGCTCGGCTGCCCGGGCGGCCGCAGCGCCGCCAGCACCTACCTGGCGCTCGCGGAGGAGGTCCGGCGCCGCGGCCTGGACCTGTCGCGGCTCGTCGTCGTGATGATGGACGACTACCTGGTGCCGGACGGCGACGGCGGCCTGCGCCGGGAGGACCCGGCCGCGGCGCACTCGTGCGAGCGGTTCGCCCGCCTGGAGATCGTCGCGCCGCTGAACGCCGCGGCCGCTCGCGGACAGGGCGTCGCGGACGAGAACGTGTGGCTTCCGGACCCGGCGGACCCCGCCGCGTACGACGAGCGCATCCGCGCGGCCGGCGGCATCGACCTGTTCCTCCTCGCGAGCGGTGCGAGCGACGGTCACGTCGCGTTCAACCCGCCGGGATCGGACGCGGCGACGACGACGCGCGTCGTGCAGCTCCCCGACACGACGCGGCGGGACAACCTCGCGACGTTCCCGACCTTCGGCGGCGACCTCGCCGCGGTCCCGACGCACGGCGTCACGGTCGGCATCGCCACGATCCGCGACCACTCGCGCGAGGTGCTGATGCTCGTGCACGGCGCGGACAAGCGCGGTGCCGTGCGTCGCCTGGCCGGCGCGGACCGCTACGACGCGGACTGGCCCGCCACCGTGTTCGTCGACTGCGCCCACCCCCACCTGTTCGTCGACGAGGCGGCCGCGGCCGACGTCGTCGCCAGCACCACCCACTGA
- a CDS encoding ABC transporter substrate-binding protein, whose protein sequence is MTTRLLRRTAVAAALVATLAACAPQAAQVDSSASTGTVDTDAASLGDVTLKFLDFSGGNDEVYMKKAIAAFEDAYPNITIERTAADFDQVMATLNLRLADKDGPDVATINNGWQSMGTLSKGGLLLNLDPYADAYGWRDQMAPTIQTEHEFTTDGATMGKGSLWGTPGARLTTMGVYYNVDKLDALGLEAPTSVEDFEAALAAAKDAGEVPIEQGMQEKTFATAPLFLLQTMLGDPTKITDFVYGNGDGDLAGTGMLDAAQKLADWSKNGWFNGDASGLDLEAGRNAFQAGTGVFHFDYSGSMAEEGVDGSKFARLALPQDDEGAAVAVGAPAAVLGIAARTEHPDAAAAFVDYLGSVEMNQLAVDSGMLPIRYDGVTLPDDGGVYSTELEQTDQVTQHDGYVPFFDWASPNMLDILGGQAQLVFAGKSTPQQLVDAAQADYDDFHAGK, encoded by the coding sequence ATGACGACACGACTCCTCCGGCGGACGGCCGTGGCCGCTGCCCTCGTGGCCACTCTCGCGGCGTGCGCCCCGCAGGCCGCTCAGGTCGACAGCAGCGCGTCGACGGGCACGGTCGACACGGACGCCGCCTCCCTCGGGGACGTGACGCTCAAGTTCCTCGACTTCTCGGGTGGTAACGACGAGGTCTACATGAAGAAGGCCATCGCGGCGTTCGAGGACGCGTACCCCAACATCACGATCGAGCGCACCGCCGCGGACTTCGACCAGGTGATGGCGACGCTCAACCTGCGGCTCGCGGACAAGGACGGCCCGGACGTCGCCACCATCAACAACGGCTGGCAGTCCATGGGCACGCTGTCCAAGGGCGGACTGCTGCTCAACCTGGACCCCTACGCGGACGCGTACGGCTGGCGGGACCAGATGGCGCCGACGATCCAGACCGAGCACGAGTTCACGACCGACGGCGCCACCATGGGCAAGGGCTCGCTCTGGGGCACGCCCGGCGCGCGGCTGACCACCATGGGCGTCTACTACAACGTCGACAAGCTCGACGCGTTGGGGCTCGAGGCGCCGACGTCGGTCGAGGACTTCGAGGCGGCCCTCGCCGCGGCGAAGGACGCCGGTGAGGTGCCCATCGAGCAGGGCATGCAGGAGAAGACGTTCGCGACCGCGCCGCTCTTCCTGCTGCAGACCATGCTGGGCGACCCGACCAAGATCACCGACTTCGTCTACGGCAACGGGGACGGCGACCTGGCCGGCACGGGCATGCTCGACGCCGCCCAGAAGCTCGCCGACTGGTCGAAGAACGGCTGGTTCAACGGCGACGCGTCGGGCCTCGACCTCGAGGCCGGCCGCAACGCGTTCCAGGCCGGGACCGGCGTCTTCCACTTCGACTACTCGGGCTCGATGGCCGAGGAGGGCGTCGACGGCTCGAAGTTCGCCCGCCTCGCGCTCCCGCAGGACGACGAGGGGGCGGCGGTCGCCGTCGGCGCGCCCGCGGCCGTGCTGGGCATCGCGGCCCGGACCGAGCACCCCGACGCCGCCGCGGCCTTCGTCGACTACCTCGGCTCGGTCGAGATGAACCAGCTCGCGGTCGACTCCGGGATGCTGCCGATCCGCTACGACGGCGTGACGCTCCCCGACGACGGCGGCGTCTACTCCACCGAGCTCGAGCAGACCGACCAGGTCACGCAGCACGACGGGTACGTGCCTTTCTTCGACTGGGCCAGCCCCAACATGCTCGACATCCTGGGCGGCCAGGCGCAGCTCGTGTTCGCCGGCAAGTCCACGCCGCAGCAGCTGGTCGACGCGGCGCAGGCGGACTACGACGACTTCCACGCCGGGAAGTGA
- a CDS encoding carbohydrate ABC transporter permease — MKTSRSERTMNYFVLTLFAAAVVFPIGWTVLAALSPDRSGSPDVGSLQWSNFADAWRQGDLGHAMLASTVITVCAVIIQALVAILSGYALGVLGVPGSKVIFPVILLGLMISTEVIVIPLYYQFRDLGLTNSWLGLIAIHVGMGVPFGAFWLRATFRAMPRSLVEAAEIDGAGSWRRLWQVLVPIARPAILTLTLLNFMWTWNDYFLSLIFISSEKLQPVTLALGNFQGRYSTEFNLLAAAALIICVPVVLLYAFFQRQFISGVMSGALKE, encoded by the coding sequence GTGAAGACGTCGCGCTCCGAGCGCACCATGAACTACTTCGTCCTGACGCTGTTCGCGGCCGCCGTGGTGTTCCCGATCGGGTGGACGGTCCTGGCGGCGCTGAGCCCCGACCGGTCCGGCTCGCCCGACGTGGGCTCGCTGCAGTGGAGCAACTTCGCCGACGCGTGGCGCCAGGGGGACCTGGGGCACGCGATGCTCGCGAGCACCGTCATCACGGTGTGCGCGGTGATCATCCAGGCGCTCGTCGCGATCCTGTCCGGGTACGCGCTCGGCGTGCTGGGCGTGCCGGGGTCCAAGGTGATCTTCCCGGTCATCCTGCTCGGCCTGATGATCTCCACGGAGGTCATCGTGATCCCGCTGTACTACCAGTTCCGGGACCTGGGGCTGACGAACAGCTGGCTGGGGCTGATCGCGATCCACGTCGGCATGGGCGTGCCGTTCGGCGCCTTCTGGCTGCGGGCCACGTTCCGGGCCATGCCGCGCTCGCTCGTCGAGGCCGCCGAGATCGACGGCGCGGGCTCGTGGCGGCGCCTGTGGCAGGTGCTCGTCCCGATAGCCCGCCCCGCGATCCTCACCCTCACGCTCCTGAACTTCATGTGGACCTGGAACGACTACTTCCTGTCCCTGATCTTCATCTCCTCGGAGAAGCTCCAGCCCGTGACCCTGGCGCTGGGCAACTTCCAGGGCCGGTACTCCACCGAGTTCAACCTCCTCGCCGCGGCGGCGCTGATCATCTGCGTGCCCGTCGTGCTCCTCTACGCCTTCTTCCAGCGGCAGTTCATCAGCGGCGTGATGAGCGGCGCCCTCAAGGAGTGA
- a CDS encoding family 4 glycosyl hydrolase, giving the protein MARIKLAYIGGGSSRAAGTMASLIWHGQEFDGSEIVLVDLDPDHLEIVRTLSEKMARNAGLDLTITATTDQRAGLTDVDAVLSSFRPGDFQMRLQDELIPQRHGVIGQETQGPGGFMMSLRSIEIMKGILADLDAVAPDAKIFNYTNPVNIVSQAVTDNTDRFIYSMCEGPMIFPPSILKTAGLDPERADVLMAGVNHNCWSTRHTYDGQDLMPLLDEAWERVKDDPSVPVWDKRMLKLAVAMRSVPADYYRYYYFGEEFLREQRSKRLTRAGVILESVPDYWAHYAEQAESVNPELDPDRSRGGIHELELAIDVMSAYYNDAPARLPVNLPNTGGALPGFDEDTVVEMWCTVDGSGATPEPQEALPHAVRGITQTLAEYQRLAAVAAWEGTRADAVRALVAHPFVPTLAVAEELYDDMAYANRDFIPERLLK; this is encoded by the coding sequence ATGGCACGTATCAAGCTCGCGTACATCGGCGGCGGCTCGTCCCGGGCGGCCGGGACGATGGCCTCCCTGATCTGGCACGGCCAGGAGTTCGACGGCTCGGAGATCGTCCTCGTCGACCTGGACCCCGACCACCTCGAGATCGTCCGGACGCTGTCCGAGAAGATGGCCCGCAACGCGGGCCTCGACCTGACGATCACGGCGACCACCGACCAGCGGGCCGGGCTCACCGACGTGGACGCGGTGCTCTCGAGCTTCCGCCCCGGCGACTTCCAGATGCGCCTGCAGGACGAGCTGATCCCGCAGCGGCACGGCGTGATCGGTCAGGAGACGCAGGGCCCCGGCGGCTTCATGATGTCGCTGCGTTCCATCGAGATCATGAAGGGCATCCTGGCGGACCTCGACGCGGTGGCGCCGGACGCCAAGATCTTCAACTACACCAACCCCGTCAACATCGTGTCCCAGGCCGTCACTGACAACACGGACCGGTTCATCTACTCGATGTGCGAGGGTCCGATGATCTTCCCGCCGTCGATCCTGAAGACGGCCGGCCTGGACCCGGAGCGCGCCGACGTGCTCATGGCGGGCGTCAACCACAACTGCTGGTCCACCCGGCACACGTACGACGGCCAGGACCTCATGCCACTGCTCGACGAGGCGTGGGAGCGGGTGAAGGACGACCCGAGCGTCCCGGTGTGGGACAAGCGCATGCTCAAGCTCGCGGTGGCGATGCGGTCCGTCCCGGCGGACTACTACCGCTACTACTACTTCGGCGAGGAGTTCCTGCGGGAGCAGCGCAGCAAGCGGCTCACGCGCGCCGGCGTGATCCTCGAGAGCGTGCCGGACTACTGGGCGCACTACGCCGAGCAGGCCGAGTCCGTGAACCCCGAGCTCGACCCCGACCGCTCGCGCGGCGGCATCCACGAGCTCGAGCTCGCGATCGACGTGATGAGCGCGTACTACAACGACGCGCCCGCACGGCTGCCCGTCAACCTCCCGAACACGGGCGGCGCGCTGCCCGGGTTCGACGAGGACACCGTGGTCGAGATGTGGTGCACGGTCGACGGCTCGGGCGCCACCCCGGAGCCCCAGGAGGCGCTGCCGCACGCGGTGCGCGGCATCACGCAGACGCTGGCCGAGTACCAGCGGCTCGCCGCCGTCGCGGCGTGGGAGGGCACGCGGGCGGACGCCGTGCGCGCGCTCGTCGCCCACCCGTTCGTCCCGACGCTCGCCGTCGCGGAGGAGCTGTACGACGACATGGCGTACGCGAACCGCGACTTCATCCCGGAGCGGCTGCTCAAGTGA
- a CDS encoding class I SAM-dependent methyltransferase yields MTSDEYLEVNRANWDSRAAVHVQGYGIEALLADPGRLSDVVAFDRPRLGDVAGLDAVHLQCHLGTDTLSLARLGARMTGVDLSGASLAAARSLATRAGTPIDYVESDVYAAPEALGGRRFDLVYTGIGALCWLPSIDRWARTVARLLRPGGRLFVRDGHPVLNSVLATTVGAEHADRAQQPWITGTGGLTPSLELPYFEQERAIVWEDESTYGGTGAVEQPRSMEWNHGLGEIVTAVLDAGLELTSLTEHDSVPWDALPGLTVLDGATGEYRLRERPERLPASFTLTARLR; encoded by the coding sequence GTGACGTCCGACGAGTACCTCGAGGTCAACCGCGCGAACTGGGACAGCCGCGCCGCCGTGCACGTGCAGGGCTACGGGATCGAGGCGCTGCTGGCGGACCCGGGCCGGCTCTCGGACGTCGTGGCGTTCGACCGCCCCCGGCTCGGGGACGTCGCGGGCCTCGACGCGGTGCACCTGCAGTGCCACCTCGGCACGGACACCCTGAGCCTCGCCCGGCTCGGGGCGCGCATGACGGGCGTGGACCTCTCGGGCGCCTCGCTCGCTGCGGCCCGTTCGCTCGCGACGCGCGCGGGCACCCCGATCGACTACGTCGAGTCGGACGTGTACGCGGCACCGGAGGCGCTCGGCGGGCGCCGGTTCGACCTGGTCTACACGGGCATCGGCGCCCTGTGCTGGCTGCCCAGCATCGACCGGTGGGCGCGGACGGTGGCGCGGCTGCTCCGGCCGGGCGGGCGGCTGTTCGTCCGCGACGGCCACCCGGTGCTCAACTCGGTGCTCGCGACGACGGTCGGGGCCGAGCACGCCGACCGCGCCCAGCAGCCGTGGATCACCGGCACCGGCGGGCTGACCCCGTCGCTCGAGCTGCCCTACTTCGAGCAGGAGCGCGCCATCGTCTGGGAGGACGAGAGCACCTACGGGGGCACCGGCGCGGTCGAGCAGCCGCGGTCGATGGAGTGGAACCACGGCCTCGGCGAGATCGTCACCGCGGTCCTGGACGCGGGCCTCGAGCTCACCTCGCTCACCGAGCACGACAGCGTCCCGTGGGACGCGCTGCCCGGCCTGACCGTGCTCGACGGGGCGACCGGCGAGTACCGCCTGCGCGAACGGCCGGAGCGCCTGCCCGCGAGCTTCACGCTCACGGCGCGCCTGCGCTGA
- a CDS encoding carbohydrate ABC transporter permease: protein MASAQLAVAVPGRERTSAAPAGSRKGRRRRRWIGLVYLAPGLALYTWIVLVPLGQSFVYSLYQWDGVSAPVPVGVDNYTAFFSDPELVAALRHVVVLVFFFALLPIALGLTSAAILSRRRLRGQSAYRWVLFLPQVITSVVIAVVWKRILAPAGPLNEALRAVGLDSMAKSWLGDTAWALPSLGLIGAWVTFGFCMVLFIAGAQSIPTELYEAARVDGAGPAREFFSIMLPALRPQLAVALTLTVTAALRTFDLVWLTTQGGPGSSTLTPAVLLYRRAFQNPDVGAAAAIGVVMAVFCLVVAVLIQRISERGETP from the coding sequence GTGGCCAGCGCGCAGCTCGCCGTCGCGGTGCCCGGGCGGGAGCGGACCTCCGCCGCTCCCGCCGGGTCGCGGAAGGGACGCCGGCGGCGCCGGTGGATCGGCCTGGTCTACCTGGCCCCCGGCCTCGCGCTGTACACGTGGATCGTCCTGGTGCCGCTCGGCCAGTCGTTCGTGTACTCGCTCTACCAGTGGGACGGCGTCTCGGCGCCCGTGCCCGTCGGGGTCGACAACTACACGGCGTTCTTCAGCGACCCGGAGCTCGTCGCGGCCCTGCGGCACGTCGTCGTGCTGGTCTTCTTCTTCGCGCTCCTGCCGATCGCGCTCGGGCTGACGTCCGCGGCGATCCTCTCGCGGCGCAGGCTGCGCGGGCAGTCCGCCTACCGGTGGGTGCTGTTCCTCCCGCAGGTGATCACGTCCGTGGTGATCGCGGTGGTGTGGAAGCGGATCCTGGCGCCGGCCGGACCGCTCAACGAGGCGCTGCGGGCGGTCGGGCTCGACTCGATGGCCAAGAGCTGGCTCGGTGACACCGCGTGGGCGCTGCCGTCGCTCGGCCTGATCGGGGCGTGGGTGACCTTCGGGTTCTGCATGGTCCTGTTCATCGCCGGCGCCCAGTCCATCCCGACGGAGCTGTACGAGGCGGCGCGCGTCGACGGCGCGGGCCCGGCCCGGGAGTTCTTCTCGATCATGCTCCCGGCGCTGCGCCCGCAGCTCGCCGTCGCGCTCACGCTCACCGTCACGGCGGCGCTGCGCACGTTCGACCTCGTCTGGCTGACGACGCAGGGCGGGCCCGGCTCGTCGACCCTGACGCCCGCCGTCCTGCTGTACCGCCGGGCGTTCCAGAACCCCGACGTCGGCGCCGCGGCCGCGATCGGGGTGGTCATGGCGGTGTTCTGCCTCGTCGTGGCCGTCCTGATCCAGCGGATCTCCGAGCGAGGTGAGACCCCGTGA
- a CDS encoding GntR family transcriptional regulator: MVNDTTPQQVAYRRVLDEVQRGVHAPGSRLPAERQMAADLGVSRMTLRAALTRLAAEGVLDRSAQRGWFVARQLLGEPPSTLLSFSEMATARGLRATSQVLVQRTRPCDLSEAERLGIAPTAPVVEVERVRGFEGTPVCLDRSVVPRALCPSLESVDLTDASLYRTLEDAGVAIHRSSYTVQAAAAGPRVAELLHLELGAPVLVGVEVAFNATGAPVLLGHAEYRGDAYRFEADLFRERART, encoded by the coding sequence GTGGTCAACGACACGACGCCCCAGCAGGTCGCGTACCGCCGCGTCCTCGACGAGGTGCAGCGCGGCGTGCACGCACCCGGGTCCCGCCTCCCCGCGGAGCGCCAGATGGCGGCCGACCTGGGCGTCTCCCGCATGACGCTGCGCGCGGCGCTGACCCGGCTCGCCGCGGAGGGCGTCCTCGACCGATCGGCCCAGCGGGGATGGTTCGTCGCGCGCCAGCTCCTCGGCGAGCCGCCGAGCACGCTGCTCTCGTTCAGCGAGATGGCCACGGCCCGCGGGCTCCGGGCCACCTCACAGGTGCTGGTCCAGCGCACCCGCCCGTGCGACCTGTCCGAGGCGGAGCGCCTGGGCATCGCGCCGACCGCGCCCGTCGTCGAGGTCGAGCGCGTGCGCGGCTTCGAGGGCACGCCGGTGTGCCTGGACCGGTCGGTGGTGCCGCGGGCCCTGTGCCCGAGCCTCGAGTCGGTGGACCTGACCGACGCGTCGCTGTACCGGACGCTGGAGGACGCGGGCGTGGCCATCCACCGCTCGTCGTACACCGTCCAGGCGGCCGCGGCGGGTCCGCGCGTGGCCGAGCTGCTGCACCTCGAGCTGGGCGCGCCCGTGCTCGTCGGCGTCGAGGTCGCCTTCAACGCGACGGGTGCGCCCGTCCTGCTCGGGCACGCCGAGTACCGCGGCGACGCCTACCGGTTCGAGGCGGACCTGTTCCGCGAGCGCGCCCGGACCTGA
- a CDS encoding amylo-alpha-1,6-glucosidase has product MVSRQPLLHDLLVTLAAPTQAWSGRDGQIRGTGAEGVFHSDVRVLRSAVLTVDDEEPEVVAAGSTPDGAVEAIALARGIDGPGADPTVRLRRTRRATPGRVDERIELTSALGADVTARLRLEVAGDLATMEAVKSGRTGPLLAPEHRDGGLHWSDGVVSAVLTGEGALVGPGDQGASLTWDVVVPARGAVAVTWSLAADDAGAVVGPATVAAWSDVTVHADDPRLGALVDQSLADLRGLLMTRTGTPQDTFLAAGSPWFFTLFGRDSIIAARMLLPLGTELAGGTLRTLAALQGRTSDPMTAEQPGKIMHELRRAPLTLAEEGVELPALYYGTVDATPLWVCLLHDAWRWGLPDDEVRDLLPHLEAALAWMAEHGDADGDGFLEYVDESGRGLANQGWKDSGDSIQFRDGRLADGPIALAEVQGYAYEAAMSGAALLDAFGRPGADRWRAWAGALATRFREAFWLTDEIGPYPAIALDRDKTRVDVVASNMGHLLGTGILDDEESTAVARRLVHPELSSGFGLRTMATSSAGYWPLKYHGGSVWTHDTGLAVLGLSRAGFGEEAGVLVSGLLAAADDFGYRMPELYGGDAADDVASAVAYPAACRPQAWSAATSVALLTALLGLSPDGDRLEVAPLAPSPVGALHVDGLRFRGRSVALRADAGGRVADAADAATNR; this is encoded by the coding sequence GGTGAGCCGTCAACCCCTGCTGCACGACCTGCTGGTCACGCTCGCGGCGCCGACCCAGGCGTGGTCCGGCCGCGACGGCCAGATCCGCGGGACGGGCGCCGAGGGCGTCTTCCACTCCGACGTGCGTGTGCTGCGCAGCGCCGTGCTCACGGTCGACGACGAGGAACCCGAGGTGGTCGCCGCGGGCAGCACGCCCGACGGCGCGGTCGAGGCGATCGCCCTGGCCCGCGGGATCGACGGGCCGGGCGCGGATCCGACCGTCCGGCTGCGCCGGACGCGCCGCGCGACCCCGGGACGGGTCGACGAGCGCATCGAGCTCACCAGCGCGCTCGGGGCGGACGTGACCGCCCGGCTCCGGCTCGAGGTCGCGGGCGACCTCGCGACGATGGAGGCGGTGAAGTCCGGCCGCACCGGGCCGCTGCTCGCCCCCGAGCACCGGGACGGAGGGCTGCACTGGTCCGACGGAGTCGTCTCAGCGGTCCTGACCGGCGAGGGCGCCCTCGTCGGACCCGGGGACCAGGGCGCGTCCCTGACGTGGGACGTCGTGGTCCCCGCCCGCGGCGCGGTCGCCGTGACCTGGTCCCTCGCGGCGGACGACGCGGGCGCGGTCGTCGGACCCGCCACCGTCGCCGCGTGGTCCGACGTCACGGTCCACGCCGACGACCCGCGCCTCGGCGCGCTCGTCGACCAGAGCCTCGCGGACCTGCGAGGCCTGCTCATGACGCGCACCGGCACCCCGCAGGACACGTTCCTCGCGGCGGGGTCCCCGTGGTTCTTCACGCTCTTCGGACGGGACTCGATCATCGCCGCGCGCATGCTGCTGCCGCTCGGCACCGAGCTCGCGGGTGGCACCCTGCGCACGCTCGCGGCCCTGCAGGGCCGCACCAGCGACCCGATGACCGCCGAGCAGCCCGGCAAGATCATGCACGAGCTGCGCCGCGCACCCCTGACGCTCGCGGAGGAGGGCGTCGAGCTGCCCGCGCTCTACTACGGGACGGTCGACGCGACCCCGCTGTGGGTCTGCCTGCTGCACGACGCGTGGCGCTGGGGCCTGCCGGACGACGAGGTCCGCGACCTCCTGCCGCACCTCGAGGCGGCGCTCGCGTGGATGGCCGAGCACGGCGACGCGGACGGCGACGGGTTCCTCGAGTACGTCGACGAGTCCGGCCGCGGCCTCGCCAACCAGGGATGGAAGGACTCGGGCGACTCGATCCAGTTCCGCGACGGCCGCCTCGCCGACGGCCCCATCGCGCTCGCCGAGGTCCAGGGCTACGCCTACGAGGCCGCGATGTCGGGTGCCGCGCTGCTCGACGCGTTCGGCCGCCCGGGCGCCGACCGCTGGCGGGCGTGGGCGGGTGCCCTCGCCACCCGCTTCCGCGAGGCGTTCTGGCTCACCGACGAGATCGGCCCCTACCCGGCGATCGCGCTCGACCGCGACAAGACCCGGGTCGACGTCGTCGCGTCCAACATGGGCCACCTGCTCGGCACCGGCATCCTCGACGACGAGGAGAGCACGGCCGTGGCCCGGCGCCTGGTGCACCCGGAGCTCAGCTCGGGGTTCGGCCTGCGGACCATGGCCACGAGCTCGGCGGGCTACTGGCCGCTGAAGTACCACGGCGGGTCGGTGTGGACCCACGACACCGGGCTCGCGGTGCTCGGGCTGTCCCGCGCGGGGTTCGGCGAGGAAGCCGGCGTCCTGGTCTCGGGGCTCCTCGCGGCCGCCGACGACTTCGGCTACCGGATGCCGGAGCTGTACGGCGGCGACGCCGCAGACGACGTCGCGAGCGCGGTGGCCTACCCGGCCGCGTGCCGGCCGCAGGCGTGGTCGGCCGCGACCTCGGTCGCGCTGCTGACGGCACTGCTCGGCCTGTCGCCCGACGGCGACCGGCTCGAGGTCGCCCCGCTCGCGCCGTCGCCCGTGGGCGCGCTCCACGTCGATGGCCTGCGGTTCCGTGGGCGCTCCGTCGCCCTGCGCGCCGACGCCGGGGGCCGGGTGGCGGACGCCGCCGACGCCGCGACGAACCGCTGA
- a CDS encoding N-acetylglucosamine kinase has translation MTELYLGLDAGNSKTVALVADADGSVVGWGRAGVGDIYGLTGARSAGEQVVLAVRSALAVAGADPSSVVSAAFRLAGVDWDEDREFWEELLDDELPEITHRTVRNDGFALLRWGQPDGVGVAVTAGTGPAVAARGPAGEFAGSWWIHDDLGGVAMGRAAFKAVMSAHVGFTPPTTLTDRLVAHEKVADAEELLWQYTRRVEPRDFHHLKSAARIVLAEAEAGDDAAARIVSDHAHAFARYAELAARRVGLSGEADVPVVLGGSLLTSSMSIFRDAVTRYVAELIPGARVASLGGSPAAGALLDALAEGGVPITDALRGTVMASPIPPDLFVT, from the coding sequence GTGACCGAGCTCTACCTCGGCCTCGACGCCGGCAACTCCAAGACGGTCGCGCTCGTCGCGGACGCCGACGGCAGCGTCGTCGGCTGGGGGCGCGCGGGCGTCGGTGACATCTACGGACTCACCGGCGCCCGCAGCGCGGGCGAGCAGGTGGTGCTCGCCGTGCGGTCCGCGCTCGCCGTCGCGGGCGCGGACCCGTCCTCGGTGGTCTCCGCGGCCTTCCGGCTCGCCGGGGTCGACTGGGACGAGGACCGCGAGTTCTGGGAGGAGCTGCTCGACGACGAGCTCCCCGAGATCACGCACCGCACCGTGCGCAACGACGGCTTCGCGCTGCTGCGGTGGGGCCAGCCCGACGGCGTCGGCGTGGCCGTGACGGCGGGCACCGGCCCCGCCGTCGCGGCCCGCGGGCCCGCGGGGGAGTTCGCCGGCTCGTGGTGGATCCACGACGACCTGGGCGGCGTCGCGATGGGCCGCGCCGCGTTCAAGGCCGTCATGTCCGCGCACGTGGGCTTCACCCCGCCGACGACGCTGACCGACCGGCTGGTGGCGCACGAGAAGGTGGCGGACGCCGAGGAGCTCCTCTGGCAGTACACCCGGCGCGTCGAGCCGCGGGACTTCCACCACCTCAAGAGCGCCGCCCGCATCGTGCTCGCCGAGGCGGAGGCCGGCGACGACGCCGCGGCGCGGATCGTGTCCGACCACGCCCACGCCTTCGCCCGCTACGCCGAGCTCGCCGCCCGGCGCGTCGGGCTGTCCGGCGAAGCCGACGTCCCCGTGGTGCTGGGCGGTTCGCTGCTCACGTCCTCGATGTCGATCTTCCGGGACGCCGTCACCCGGTACGTCGCCGAGCTCATCCCGGGTGCGCGCGTGGCGTCGCTCGGCGGCTCGCCCGCCGCGGGTGCGCTGCTCGACGCGCTGGCGGAGGGCGGCGTGCCCATCACCGACGCCCTCCGTGGCACGGTGATGGCCTCGCCCATCCCCCCGGACCTCTTCGTCACCTGA